A genomic segment from Kiritimatiellia bacterium encodes:
- a CDS encoding riboflavin synthase, translating to MFTGLIQQAGRVVSVSVGAEAGRITVQAEAWGQPFAVGESISVSGACLTLVSFAENRLVFDALQETFRRTNLGQKKPGDRVNLERALRAGEALGGHIVTGHVDGVGTVRAVGRAGRDWVLEIEVGSELLAGLVPKGSVACDGVSLTLADLKGKTFSVHIIPHTWNQTALSDLQAGAAVNIETDILGKYVRRLLPGGGGAAVTMESLRRAGFMD from the coding sequence ATGTTCACGGGATTGATCCAGCAAGCCGGCCGCGTGGTTTCCGTGAGCGTCGGCGCGGAGGCCGGGCGAATCACCGTGCAGGCGGAAGCGTGGGGGCAGCCCTTCGCCGTCGGCGAGAGCATTTCCGTTTCCGGCGCGTGCCTGACACTGGTTTCATTCGCGGAGAACCGGCTGGTGTTTGACGCCTTGCAGGAGACGTTCCGCCGAACCAACCTGGGACAGAAGAAACCGGGCGACCGCGTGAACCTCGAGCGGGCCCTGCGGGCCGGGGAGGCCCTGGGCGGGCACATCGTCACGGGGCACGTGGACGGGGTGGGGACGGTCCGCGCCGTCGGCCGGGCCGGGCGCGACTGGGTGCTGGAGATCGAGGTCGGGAGCGAACTGCTGGCCGGCCTGGTTCCCAAGGGCTCCGTCGCCTGCGACGGGGTCAGCCTGACCCTCGCGGATCTGAAGGGAAAAACGTTCAGCGTGCATATCATACCGCACACGTGGAATCAGACCGCCCTTTCGGACTTGCAGGCCGGCGCCGCGGTCAACATCGAAACCGACATTCTAGGGAAGTACGTCAGGCGGCTGCTCCCGGGCGGCGGCGGAGCCGCCGTGACGATGGAGTCGCTGCGCCGGGCGGGTTTTATGGATTGA
- a CDS encoding tetratricopeptide repeat protein, whose amino-acid sequence MKRTTVSLLAGLLIWGGPGVFPSRGDLWPRHAQDRDRALQAGRAALEDGLYQVAEQHLEQYVRLASGRKARSEGTLLLARALYGQGRHGAVVALLDERVSWARGTDSEAGFVLWQALSLFEMGRYEDVLRLVEDFKTRFPDSPYRPQAARLRTKCLVKMQEIAEALQAFAKFQETYPESPEIPANLLDWAGTLIRLGRKEEARQVFGQLLDTYPDSEAAARGQLWLAGTYKDMGEWETARDVLASLAKQKAARPEYRASAWFALADIQESRTNYPAALEALEQAAASSADPRGVARAESAKGRVLVRMGRVDEGVAALRAVVARGLEDPAPQDLQLDLARVLLETGHYEAAERQYQYYLEAFADPARLAAAWMGKGWCLWELKRYAEAAAAFERAREAASEPDLKARALYKVGDCHFAGGAYQRAIDSYRQAAGETGDLALAADARFQEAESLARLNRLDEAESLFGRIVTEAADPALAERARLRIAQVRERAARWAPAIEMYTQLLKEEGVSPAAREQALHNRGLIQYRLGRFKEAMKDFDQVIEDYPGGSTAEQAFYMRGWALYLLGNDREALSVCRKFLAEYPQSAWAADVLFWLGEYYFNRGEYAEAEKHFARLAEQYPAGDLADDALFWAGRSAATRKEYVQAIEHLNRLAQDYPESPKLPESRFAQGDALTELGQFGGAILAFDEVIKKYPDSPLADAAWGRKGDCLFTLGNDDPLRYAEALEAYRMVLKSPTAAADMKAQAEFKMARCQEKSGLPDEAVATYMNVVYGHLSALGKGASGNPLWFTRAAFNAAAILESQSKWREAVKVYQRVGEAGVPASAEAQARIRQIQSEHWILF is encoded by the coding sequence ATGAAGCGGACAACGGTCAGCCTCCTGGCGGGCCTGCTGATCTGGGGCGGGCCGGGGGTCTTCCCGTCGCGGGGCGACCTCTGGCCGCGCCACGCCCAGGACCGCGACCGGGCGCTCCAGGCCGGGCGCGCCGCGCTGGAGGACGGGCTCTACCAGGTGGCGGAGCAGCACCTGGAGCAGTACGTCCGGCTCGCCAGCGGGCGCAAGGCCCGGTCCGAGGGGACCCTCCTGCTGGCCCGGGCGCTGTACGGGCAGGGCCGCCACGGGGCGGTGGTCGCCCTCCTGGACGAGCGGGTCTCGTGGGCGCGCGGGACGGACAGCGAGGCGGGCTTCGTGCTCTGGCAGGCGCTGTCCCTGTTCGAGATGGGCCGGTACGAGGACGTCCTGCGCCTCGTGGAGGATTTCAAGACCCGGTTTCCCGACAGCCCCTACCGCCCGCAGGCCGCCCGGCTGCGCACCAAGTGCCTCGTGAAGATGCAGGAGATCGCGGAGGCGCTGCAGGCCTTCGCGAAGTTCCAGGAGACCTATCCCGAGTCGCCGGAAATCCCCGCCAACCTGCTGGACTGGGCGGGCACGCTGATCCGGCTGGGCCGCAAGGAAGAGGCGCGCCAGGTCTTCGGCCAGTTGCTGGACACATACCCGGACAGCGAGGCCGCCGCCCGGGGCCAGCTTTGGCTCGCCGGCACCTACAAGGACATGGGCGAATGGGAGACGGCCCGCGACGTCCTCGCCTCGCTCGCGAAGCAGAAGGCCGCGCGGCCGGAGTACCGGGCCTCCGCCTGGTTCGCGCTGGCCGACATCCAGGAGTCGCGGACGAACTACCCCGCGGCGCTCGAAGCCCTGGAGCAGGCGGCGGCATCGAGCGCCGATCCTCGCGGCGTCGCCCGGGCTGAAAGCGCGAAGGGACGGGTGCTGGTGCGGATGGGGCGCGTGGACGAAGGCGTGGCCGCCCTCCGCGCCGTCGTCGCGCGCGGCCTGGAGGACCCCGCGCCGCAGGACCTGCAACTTGATCTGGCCCGGGTGCTGTTGGAAACGGGCCATTACGAGGCCGCCGAGAGGCAGTACCAATACTACCTCGAAGCGTTTGCCGACCCGGCCCGCCTGGCCGCGGCCTGGATGGGCAAGGGCTGGTGCCTGTGGGAATTGAAGCGGTATGCCGAGGCGGCCGCCGCGTTCGAGCGGGCGCGCGAGGCGGCGTCCGAGCCCGACCTGAAGGCCCGGGCGCTCTACAAGGTGGGCGACTGCCACTTTGCCGGCGGCGCCTACCAGCGGGCGATCGACAGCTACCGGCAGGCGGCCGGCGAGACCGGGGACTTGGCCCTGGCGGCCGACGCCCGGTTCCAGGAGGCCGAATCGCTGGCCCGGTTGAATCGGCTCGACGAGGCGGAAAGCCTGTTCGGGCGGATCGTCACGGAGGCCGCCGACCCGGCCCTGGCCGAGCGGGCCCGGCTGCGGATTGCCCAAGTCCGTGAACGGGCCGCGCGATGGGCCCCGGCGATCGAGATGTACACCCAGTTGCTGAAGGAGGAGGGTGTCTCGCCGGCGGCCCGCGAGCAGGCCCTGCACAACCGCGGGCTCATCCAGTATCGCCTGGGCCGGTTCAAGGAGGCGATGAAGGACTTCGACCAGGTCATCGAGGATTACCCGGGCGGTTCGACCGCGGAGCAGGCGTTCTACATGCGCGGCTGGGCCTTGTACCTCCTCGGCAACGACCGCGAGGCGCTGTCCGTGTGCCGGAAGTTCCTGGCCGAGTACCCGCAATCCGCCTGGGCGGCCGACGTGCTCTTCTGGCTGGGCGAGTACTATTTCAACCGGGGCGAGTACGCCGAGGCGGAGAAGCATTTCGCGCGCCTGGCGGAGCAGTACCCCGCGGGCGACCTGGCCGATGACGCGCTGTTCTGGGCCGGCCGCTCCGCGGCGACGCGCAAGGAGTACGTGCAGGCCATCGAGCATCTCAACCGACTGGCGCAGGATTATCCCGAGAGCCCCAAGCTGCCGGAAAGCCGCTTCGCGCAGGGCGATGCCCTGACCGAGCTCGGTCAGTTCGGCGGGGCGATCCTGGCCTTCGACGAGGTCATCAAGAAGTACCCGGACAGCCCGCTGGCGGACGCGGCCTGGGGGCGGAAAGGGGACTGCCTGTTCACCCTGGGCAACGACGATCCCCTGCGTTATGCCGAGGCGCTGGAGGCCTACCGGATGGTGCTGAAGAGCCCCACGGCCGCAGCCGATATGAAGGCGCAGGCGGAATTCAAGATGGCGCGGTGCCAGGAGAAGTCCGGGCTGCCCGACGAGGCCGTCGCCACGTACATGAACGTGGTGTACGGCCATCTCTCGGCGCTCGGCAAGGGCGCCTCCGGCAACCCGCTCTGGTTTACGCGCGCCGCGTTCAACGCCGCGGCGATCCTCGAGTCGCAGTCGAAATGGCGCGAGGCGGTGAAGGTGTATCAGCGGGTGGGGGAGGCGGGCGTGCCGGCGTCGGCCGAGGCGCAGGCCCGCATCCGGCAGATCCAGTCCGAGCACTGGATCCTGTTTTAG
- the ftsY gene encoding signal recognition particle-docking protein FtsY — MVTWIDALARTRRQIAGALSRVFSGRKKEDVSFEELEETLLRADVPVHLATKLVAEMEQAYQGLRVSRREVLRTILRDSLKGAALEPFAWPAQPRPLVLLVVGVNGSGKTTTSAKLARHALRAGLQPLLGATDTFRAAGADQLKWWADHLDVEAVVGAPNADAAAVAYDALDAAIARKKDVLIVDTAGRMHTKQPLMQELQKVRGALNKRLPGAPHETWIVLDATLGQNALAQARVFHEAVPMTGAVVAKLDGSAKGGFVFGVARDLGIPIRFAGLGESADSLAPFDPDEFVNALLGPDEGK, encoded by the coding sequence GTGGTCACGTGGATTGACGCCCTGGCGCGGACCCGCCGGCAGATCGCGGGCGCGCTGTCCCGGGTCTTTTCCGGCCGGAAGAAGGAGGACGTCTCCTTCGAAGAACTGGAGGAAACCCTCCTGCGGGCCGACGTCCCCGTCCACCTGGCCACGAAGCTGGTCGCGGAGATGGAGCAGGCCTACCAGGGGCTGCGGGTATCCCGCCGGGAGGTGCTGCGCACGATTCTCCGCGACAGCCTGAAGGGCGCCGCCTTGGAGCCGTTCGCGTGGCCGGCGCAGCCCCGGCCGCTCGTGCTCCTCGTGGTCGGCGTCAACGGATCGGGCAAAACGACCACCTCGGCCAAATTGGCCCGTCATGCCTTGCGCGCGGGGCTCCAGCCGCTGCTCGGCGCCACGGACACGTTCCGCGCCGCTGGCGCCGACCAGTTGAAATGGTGGGCCGACCACCTGGACGTGGAGGCGGTGGTCGGCGCGCCGAACGCCGACGCCGCCGCGGTGGCCTACGACGCGCTCGACGCCGCGATCGCGCGGAAGAAGGACGTGCTGATCGTGGACACGGCGGGCCGGATGCACACCAAGCAGCCGCTCATGCAGGAGTTGCAGAAGGTCCGCGGCGCGTTGAACAAGCGGCTGCCCGGCGCGCCGCATGAAACCTGGATCGTTCTCGATGCCACGCTGGGCCAGAACGCGCTGGCCCAGGCGCGGGTCTTCCACGAGGCCGTGCCGATGACCGGTGCCGTCGTGGCCAAGCTGGACGGTTCGGCGAAGGGCGGTTTCGTTTTCGGGGTTGCCCGGGACCTGGGCATCCCGATCCGGTTCGCGGGCCTGGGGGAGAGCGCCGATTCGCTGGCGCCATTCGACCCGGACGAGTTCGTGAACGCCTTGCTGGGGCCGGACGAAGGGAAATGA
- a CDS encoding 6,7-dimethyl-8-ribityllumazine synthase — MSTKEYAGQLNAAGLKFGIVVSRFNDFLTRQLVAGAMDCLVRHGAAETDIAIAWVPGAYEIPLAAQKLAQGKKYAAVVALGAVIQGATPHAELINTQLARALMQIALDSGVPVIDGVVAAENLDQAIERCGTKSGNRGWNAAQAAIEMANLFGNWK, encoded by the coding sequence ATGAGCACGAAGGAATACGCCGGTCAGTTGAATGCCGCTGGGCTGAAGTTCGGCATCGTGGTGAGCCGGTTCAACGACTTCCTCACGCGGCAGCTGGTGGCCGGCGCGATGGACTGCCTGGTCCGGCACGGGGCGGCCGAGACGGACATCGCCATAGCCTGGGTCCCGGGCGCCTACGAGATCCCGCTGGCCGCCCAGAAGCTGGCGCAGGGCAAGAAGTACGCCGCCGTCGTGGCGCTGGGCGCGGTGATCCAGGGGGCCACGCCGCACGCGGAGTTGATCAACACGCAGCTCGCCCGGGCGCTGATGCAGATCGCGCTCGACAGCGGCGTGCCCGTGATCGACGGGGTCGTCGCCGCCGAGAACCTCGACCAGGCGATCGAGCGCTGCGGCACGAAGTCGGGCAACCGGGGCTGGAACGCCGCGCAGGCGGCGATCGAGATGGCCAACCTGTTCGGCAACTGGAAGTAG
- a CDS encoding biopolymer transporter ExbD — protein MPDTFHPETERLSSLRRRFRTRLRLACGPMAAVPLVNVLLLLWLFLIVHSSFVLRPGIRMQLPAAPFNAGTRYGTWVVTLTQEGLVFFGDERMGLNELPAVLAQAASARPDTPLLIEADGKVRQQVLVNVYTMASEAGFREVVLATRLPDRAAGAP, from the coding sequence ATGCCGGACACCTTCCATCCCGAGACCGAGCGGTTGAGCAGCCTGCGCCGGCGGTTCCGCACCCGGCTCCGGCTGGCCTGCGGGCCGATGGCGGCGGTCCCGCTGGTCAATGTCCTCCTGCTCCTCTGGCTGTTCCTGATCGTCCACTCCTCGTTCGTGCTGCGGCCGGGTATCCGCATGCAGTTGCCCGCCGCGCCGTTTAACGCGGGGACCCGCTACGGGACCTGGGTGGTCACCCTGACCCAGGAAGGCCTGGTGTTTTTCGGCGACGAGCGGATGGGGCTCAACGAGCTGCCCGCGGTCCTGGCGCAGGCCGCGTCGGCGAGGCCCGATACGCCGCTGCTCATCGAGGCGGACGGCAAGGTCCGGCAGCAGGTGCTCGTGAACGTCTACACCATGGCCAGCGAGGCCGGCTTTCGGGAAGTGGTGCTGGCCACGCGCCTCCCGGACCGGGCGGCCGGTGCGCCATGA
- the nusB gene encoding transcription antitermination factor NusB, producing the protein MGGRHEARQWAVQFLFQRDFNRDDLDPALELFWAGVKGTPAARRFAEDLIRGVDAKREELDRLLQKYAENWDLKRMGAVDRNVMRVGLYEMLHCPDVPPVVSINEAVELAKELSGSESGKFVNGILDRARKDIDRPARAAVKREKRGHVD; encoded by the coding sequence ATGGGCGGACGACACGAGGCGCGGCAGTGGGCGGTGCAGTTCCTGTTCCAGCGGGATTTCAACCGGGACGACCTGGACCCGGCCCTCGAGCTGTTCTGGGCGGGGGTCAAGGGCACGCCGGCCGCGCGCCGGTTCGCCGAGGATCTCATCCGGGGCGTGGACGCGAAGCGTGAGGAACTGGACCGGCTCCTCCAGAAGTATGCCGAAAACTGGGACCTCAAGCGGATGGGTGCCGTGGATCGCAACGTCATGCGCGTCGGCCTCTACGAGATGCTGCATTGCCCCGACGTGCCGCCCGTGGTCTCCATCAACGAGGCCGTCGAGCTCGCCAAGGAATTGAGCGGCTCGGAGTCCGGCAAGTTCGTCAACGGCATCCTCGACCGCGCGCGCAAGGACATCGACCGGCCCGCCCGGGCGGCGGTGAAGAGGGAGAAACGTGGTCACGTGGATTGA
- the uvrA gene encoding excinuclease ABC subunit UvrA codes for MSTDHILVAGAREHNLKDITVRIPRNALTVVTGLSGSGKSSLAFDTLYAEGQRKYVESLSAYARQFLEQMQKPEVDHIEGLSPAIAIEQRTAGANPRSIVATTTEIHDYLRLLYASVGHAHCWKCGRPISRQSAEEIVEQLLKLPPNTRLTLLAPLVRGRKGRHEEIIEAARKQGFVRARVNGELVELDGAPDLDKRKKHTIEVVVDRLVLNDKIRARLTDSVELALKQGEGLLQAIYPAGDGQAVEQLYSEKHACPHCELSFDALTARHFSFNSPYGACPTCLGLGTMLVFDEDLIVPDPNLTLDEGAVRAWKGGGRRTAIYYKGLLRAITRHCKIDMETKYRDLPESFRDVLLHGTGEEEVEFGFWRGGAYHKYRKPFEGVIPNLKRRYEQTDSDYMRQKLAGFMSRQPCTACDGARLRPEALACKVGGRSIVDVTRMSIKRALEFFSALPLTEQEARIAKEVIKEIRERLTFLVDVGLDYLTLDRESGSLSGGEAQRIRLATQVGAGLVGVLYVLDEPSIGLHQRDNRKLINTLLGLRDLGNTVVVVEHDEQTILSADHVIDLGPGAGRHGGEVVFSGTVPELMKSPSSLTAKYLRKEVEIQVPGARHPPAGEWLDIHGAAENNLKNIHVRIPLGLLVCVTGVSGSGKSTLVDEILRRALFRRFYGSRERPGKHKKITGMEYLDKVIVIDQSPIGRTPRSNPATYTGAFSLIRDLFANLPASRVRGYGPGRYSFNVKGGRCERCKGDGILRIEMHFLPDVYVTCEQCRGQRYNRETLDIRYRGKNIAEILALTIDEAVEFFQPIPRLARKLVTLSEVGLGYLQLGQPATTLSGGEAQRVKLSAELSRQDTGRTLYLLDEPTTGLHFADVHRLLKVLERLRDAGNTLVVIEHNLDVIKTADYVIDLGPEGGDAGGDIVACGTPEELAAHPDSHTGHYLAEAMGRRK; via the coding sequence ATGAGCACGGACCATATCCTGGTGGCGGGGGCGCGGGAGCATAACCTGAAGGACATCACCGTCCGCATCCCGCGGAACGCCCTGACCGTCGTCACGGGCTTGAGCGGGTCCGGGAAGTCCTCGCTGGCGTTCGACACCCTCTACGCCGAGGGGCAGCGGAAATACGTCGAGAGCCTGTCGGCCTACGCGCGGCAATTCCTGGAGCAGATGCAGAAGCCGGAGGTGGACCACATCGAGGGCCTGTCGCCGGCCATCGCCATCGAGCAGCGGACCGCCGGCGCCAACCCGCGCTCCATCGTGGCCACCACGACGGAGATCCACGACTACCTCCGCCTCCTCTACGCCAGCGTCGGCCACGCCCACTGCTGGAAGTGCGGGCGGCCGATCAGCCGCCAGAGCGCCGAGGAGATCGTCGAGCAACTGCTGAAGCTGCCGCCGAACACGCGCCTGACCCTGCTGGCCCCGCTGGTGCGGGGCCGCAAGGGCCGGCACGAGGAGATCATCGAGGCCGCGCGCAAGCAGGGCTTCGTTCGGGCGCGCGTAAACGGGGAACTCGTCGAACTCGACGGCGCGCCGGACCTGGACAAGCGGAAAAAACACACGATCGAGGTCGTCGTGGACCGGCTGGTGCTCAACGACAAGATCCGCGCGCGCCTGACGGACTCGGTGGAACTGGCGCTCAAGCAGGGCGAGGGGCTCCTCCAGGCGATCTACCCCGCGGGGGACGGGCAGGCCGTGGAGCAGCTGTATTCCGAGAAGCACGCCTGCCCGCACTGCGAGTTGAGCTTCGACGCCCTGACCGCGCGGCATTTCTCGTTCAACAGCCCGTACGGGGCGTGCCCGACCTGCCTCGGCCTCGGGACGATGCTGGTCTTCGACGAGGACCTGATCGTGCCCGATCCGAACCTGACGCTGGACGAAGGCGCGGTGCGCGCGTGGAAGGGCGGGGGGCGGCGGACGGCGATCTACTACAAGGGGCTCCTGCGGGCCATCACCCGGCACTGCAAGATCGACATGGAGACGAAGTACCGGGACCTGCCGGAGTCGTTCCGCGACGTCCTGCTGCACGGGACGGGCGAGGAGGAGGTCGAGTTCGGGTTCTGGCGCGGCGGCGCCTACCACAAGTACCGCAAGCCGTTCGAGGGCGTCATCCCCAACCTCAAGCGCCGCTACGAGCAGACCGACAGCGATTACATGCGCCAGAAGCTGGCCGGCTTCATGAGCCGACAGCCCTGCACCGCCTGCGACGGCGCCCGCCTGCGGCCCGAGGCGCTGGCCTGCAAGGTGGGAGGCCGGTCGATCGTGGACGTCACCCGGATGTCGATCAAGCGCGCGCTCGAGTTCTTCTCGGCCCTGCCGTTGACCGAGCAGGAGGCGCGGATCGCGAAGGAAGTCATCAAGGAAATCCGGGAGCGGCTGACGTTCCTCGTGGACGTCGGGCTGGACTACCTGACGCTCGACCGCGAGAGCGGGAGCCTGTCCGGCGGCGAGGCGCAGCGCATCCGGCTGGCCACGCAGGTCGGGGCCGGGCTCGTCGGGGTGCTGTACGTGCTGGACGAACCCAGCATCGGGCTGCACCAGCGGGACAACCGCAAACTGATCAACACCCTGCTGGGCCTGCGCGACCTGGGGAACACGGTGGTCGTCGTCGAGCACGACGAGCAGACCATCCTGTCCGCCGACCATGTCATCGACCTCGGGCCGGGCGCCGGGCGGCACGGGGGCGAGGTGGTTTTTTCGGGCACGGTGCCGGAGCTGATGAAGTCGCCGTCGTCGCTGACGGCGAAATACCTGCGCAAGGAGGTGGAGATCCAGGTGCCGGGGGCGCGGCATCCGCCGGCCGGCGAGTGGCTGGATATCCACGGCGCGGCGGAGAACAACCTCAAGAACATCCACGTCCGCATCCCGCTGGGGCTGCTGGTGTGCGTCACCGGCGTCTCCGGCAGCGGCAAGAGCACGCTGGTGGACGAGATCCTGCGGCGGGCCCTGTTCCGGCGCTTCTACGGCTCCCGCGAGCGGCCGGGCAAGCACAAGAAGATCACCGGGATGGAGTACCTCGACAAGGTGATCGTCATCGACCAGTCGCCGATCGGCCGGACTCCGCGGAGCAACCCGGCGACGTACACCGGGGCCTTCTCGCTGATCCGGGACCTGTTCGCGAACCTGCCCGCCTCCCGGGTCCGGGGCTACGGGCCGGGCCGGTACAGCTTCAACGTCAAGGGCGGGCGCTGCGAGCGGTGCAAGGGCGACGGCATCCTGCGGATCGAGATGCATTTCCTGCCGGACGTCTACGTCACGTGCGAGCAGTGCCGGGGCCAGCGCTACAACCGGGAGACGCTGGACATCCGGTACCGGGGGAAGAACATCGCGGAGATCCTCGCCCTCACGATCGACGAGGCGGTCGAGTTCTTCCAGCCGATCCCGCGGCTGGCCCGCAAGCTGGTGACGCTCTCCGAGGTGGGCCTGGGCTACCTCCAGCTCGGGCAGCCGGCGACGACGCTCTCCGGCGGCGAGGCGCAGCGCGTGAAGCTCTCCGCCGAGTTGAGCCGGCAGGACACCGGGCGCACGCTCTACCTGCTGGACGAGCCGACCACGGGCCTGCATTTCGCGGACGTGCATCGGCTGTTGAAGGTCCTCGAGCGGCTGCGCGACGCGGGGAACACCCTGGTGGTGATCGAGCACAACCTCGACGTGATCAAGACGGCGGATTACGTGATTGATCTGGGGCCCGAAGGCGGGGATGCTGGGGGCGATATCGTGGCCTGCGGCACGCCGGAGGAGTTGGCGGCCCATCCGGATTCCCATACCGGGCACTACCTGGCCGAGGCCATGGGACGGCGCAAATGA
- a CDS encoding MotA/TolQ/ExbB proton channel family protein — protein MLEIMQKGGPMMWLILVVSFIGAAVFLAKLYELHRAQIPSGDFLKGIFNILNRHNIVEAVSICEETPGPVASVVRAAILHHDEERPAIAQAIEETGLAEIPRLERRVALLATVAQLAPVMGLLGTVIGMIRVLLTIEQKAPLVHAGDVLGGLWQALLAAAAGLAVGIPAYAGYNFLVSRVESILLDMERAAADILTYLTGPGRRTGA, from the coding sequence ATGCTGGAGATCATGCAGAAAGGCGGCCCGATGATGTGGCTGATCCTGGTGGTCAGTTTCATCGGGGCCGCGGTGTTCCTTGCCAAGCTCTACGAGCTGCACCGCGCGCAGATCCCGTCCGGCGATTTTCTGAAGGGGATCTTCAATATCCTCAACCGTCACAACATCGTGGAGGCCGTGAGCATCTGCGAAGAAACGCCCGGCCCGGTCGCCAGCGTCGTCCGCGCCGCCATCCTGCACCACGACGAGGAACGCCCCGCGATCGCCCAGGCCATCGAGGAGACCGGCCTCGCCGAGATCCCGCGGCTCGAGCGCCGCGTGGCGCTGCTGGCGACCGTCGCGCAGCTGGCCCCGGTGATGGGGCTGCTGGGCACGGTGATCGGCATGATCCGCGTGTTGTTGACCATCGAGCAGAAGGCCCCGCTGGTCCACGCCGGCGACGTGCTGGGCGGGCTCTGGCAGGCGCTGCTCGCCGCGGCGGCGGGGCTGGCCGTCGGCATCCCCGCGTACGCAGGCTATAACTTCCTGGTCAGCCGCGTGGAGTCCATCCTGCTGGACATGGAGCGGGCCGCCGCGGATATCCTGACGTACCTGACCGGCCCGGGCCGCCGCACCGGAGCGTAA
- the ribD gene encoding bifunctional diaminohydroxyphosphoribosylaminopyrimidine deaminase/5-amino-6-(5-phosphoribosylamino)uracil reductase RibD: MKHEPYMCRALELARRGEGLTRPNPAVGAVVVRRGRIVGEGWHRKAGGPHAEVHALRRAGARARGATLYVTLEPCCTWGRTPPCTAAILAAEIAEVVVATRDPNPAHAGRGLRLLRKAGVKVVEGVLKGEARELLAPFARWILTRRPFVTLKMGMTLDGRIADETGASRWITGPAARRQVQALRRRGDGVLVGKNTLLKDNPSLLPRPAKGRKPWRIVLAPDGRVPASAKVLSDGHADQTLVAVSRACAPARVKAIEAAGARALRIRTAAGRLSAKDLLEELGRRGLLHVLCEGGGGLAASLIRDGLVDEYLFFISPSFLGGGAAAVVGGRGWRMAGRPQLRFISVERCGPDIMVRARPR; encoded by the coding sequence ATGAAACACGAACCCTACATGTGTCGGGCGCTGGAGCTCGCCCGCCGGGGCGAAGGGCTGACCCGCCCGAACCCGGCGGTGGGCGCGGTGGTCGTGCGCCGCGGGCGGATCGTGGGCGAGGGTTGGCATCGGAAGGCGGGCGGCCCGCATGCCGAGGTTCACGCGCTCCGCCGGGCGGGAGCGCGGGCGCGGGGCGCGACGCTGTACGTCACGCTGGAGCCCTGCTGCACGTGGGGGCGCACGCCGCCCTGTACCGCCGCCATCCTGGCGGCGGAAATCGCCGAGGTGGTCGTCGCCACGCGCGACCCGAACCCGGCGCATGCGGGGCGCGGGTTGCGCCTGTTACGCAAGGCTGGCGTGAAGGTTGTCGAAGGCGTTCTCAAGGGCGAGGCGCGGGAGTTGCTCGCGCCGTTCGCCCGGTGGATCCTGACGCGCCGGCCCTTCGTGACGCTGAAGATGGGCATGACTTTGGACGGCCGCATCGCCGACGAGACGGGCGCCTCGCGCTGGATCACGGGCCCGGCGGCCCGCCGCCAAGTGCAGGCCCTGCGGCGCCGGGGCGACGGGGTGCTCGTGGGCAAGAACACGCTGCTCAAGGACAATCCCTCGCTCCTGCCGCGGCCGGCGAAAGGCCGAAAGCCGTGGCGCATCGTCCTGGCGCCCGACGGGCGCGTCCCGGCATCGGCCAAGGTGCTGTCCGACGGGCATGCCGACCAAACCCTGGTGGCCGTGTCGCGCGCCTGTGCCCCGGCCCGGGTGAAGGCCATCGAGGCGGCCGGCGCGCGCGCGCTGCGGATACGGACGGCCGCGGGCCGGCTGTCGGCGAAAGACCTCCTGGAAGAACTGGGCCGGCGGGGCCTGCTGCACGTGCTCTGCGAGGGCGGCGGGGGATTGGCGGCGTCGCTGATTCGGGATGGACTGGTGGATGAGTACCTGTTCTTCATTTCGCCGTCCTTCCTGGGCGGAGGCGCGGCCGCCGTCGTGGGGGGGCGGGGCTGGCGCATGGCGGGTCGGCCCCAGCTTCGATTCATTTCCGTTGAGCGGTGCGGGCCGGATATCATGGTGCGCGCCAGACCGAGGTAA